The following is a genomic window from Anaerolineae bacterium.
GGGTGATTCGCCATCCGTACAACCGCGGCAACGGCGCGGCGGTGCGCTCGGGCATCCGCGCCGCGATGGGCGACATCGTGGTCATCATGGACGCCGATGGTCAGCACGATCCAGCTGACATCCCGCGCCTCCTGGAGAAAATGGACAGCTATGACATGGCCGTGGGGGCGCGGCCGCCCGGCGCCGGCGCCTGGCACCGCAACCTGGCCAACTGGGTTTATAACCGCTTCGCCAGCTAC
Proteins encoded in this region:
- a CDS encoding glycosyltransferase family 2 protein, with amino-acid sequence MENYKVSIVMPAYNEAEAIGDVLDAVFALELPELEVIVVDDGSHDRTGEVARAKGARVIRHPYNRGNGAAVRSGIRAAMGDIVVIMDADGQHDPADIPRLLEKMDSYDMAVGARPPGAGAWHRNLANWVYNRFASY